A region of the Kaistia geumhonensis genome:
CGCCACGACCTTCCTGCAGAAGAAGGATTCGCTCACCGCCGTCGTCTCCTTCTTCCTGCTCTCGGGCCAGTACTCGTCCGACTGGGGCGAGATCATGGCCGCTGCGCTCATCATCGTGCTGCCGATCGTCATCCTGTTCGTCTTCCTGCAGCGCCGCTTCATCGAGGGCATGGCCGGCGGCTCGGTCAAGGGCTGAGCCGGCCGCCGTTCGTCAATCGACAAGAAACACCGAGGAACCTCCAAGGACCCCCAGCATGACCACCGCACCGCTTCCCAACGACTATCTCGAGCGCGTCTATGCCGGCGTGCTCGGCAAGCTGATCGGCGTCTATGTCGGCCGCCCGTTCGAGGGCTGGACCTACCAGAAGATCATGAGCGAGCTCGGCCCGGTCGAGTATTACGTGCATGACCGGCTCGGCGTGCCGCTCGTCGTGACCGACGACGACGTCGCCGGCACCTTCACCTTCGTGCGGGCGCTGGAGGATTATGGCATCTCGCCGGATCTCACCGCCGAGGATATCGGCAAGGCCTGGCTCAACTATCTCGTCGAGCAGCGCACGGTGCTCTGGTGGGGCGGCAACGGCAATTCGACCGAGCACACCGCCTGGCTCAACCTGAAGCGCGGCGTGCCGGCGCCGGCCTCGGGCTCGATCGCCACCAATGGCGCGACGGTGGCCGAGCAGATCGGCGCGCAGATCTTCATCGACGGCTGGGCGCTGGTGGCGCCAGGCCAGCCGAAGCTCGCGGCGAAGCTCGCCGAGCAGGCCGGCAAGGTCAGCCATGACGGCGAGAGTGTTTATGCCGCGATGCTCTGGGCGGCGATGGAGGCGGAGGCCTTCGTCTCGGGCGACATCGATCATCTGATCGATACCGGCCTCGCGGCGATTCCGGCGGACAGCCTGATCGCGAAGCTGATCGCCGACATCCGCGCCTGGCACAAGAAGTTCCCCGACTGGCGCGACACGCGGCAGAAGATCGAGGACCACTACGGCTACGACAAATATCCCGGCAACTGCCATGTCGTGCCGAACCATGCCCTGATGATCATGGCGATCCTCTATGCGCCGGACGATTTCCAGCGCGCGCAGATGATCGTGAACACGTCGGGCTGGGACACCGATTGCAACGCCGGCAATGTCGGCTGTCTGCTCGGCATCAAGCTCGGCCTCGAGGGCATCGACGCCGGTCCGGACTTCCGCGGCCCGGTTGCCGACCGGCTGCTGATCTCCTCGGCCGATGGCGGCAATGCGATCAACGACGCGGTGCGCACCGCCTATCGTCTGGCCGGGCTCGGTCACAGCCTCGCCGGCGCTGCACCGATCGCGCCGCCGAAGGACGGCGCGCAGTTCCATTTCTCGCTGCCGGGCAGTGTTCAGGGCTTCCGCGCCGAGCGTGGTCACGGGCTAGCGGAGCGCTCGCATGTCGAGAACCGCGAGGTTCCCGGCGGCCGCGCGCTGGCGCTGGTCTATTCGGGCGTCGGCCCGGGGCAGAGCGCCGCGGCGCTGACGCCGACCTTCACGCCGCCCGAAGTCGTCGACATGCGCACTTATGAGCTGATGGCGACGCCGATCGTCTATCCGGGCCAGCGCCTCTCTGCAGCGCTCTCTGCCGAGCGCGGCAACCAGGGCGCGGTCGAGGTCGCCTATCGGCTCAAGGTCTATGGCGCCGAGGACAAGCTCAGAACCGTCGACGGGCCGTCGGTGGTGCTGGAGCCCGGCAAGGACGCGGTGATCGACTGGACGCTGCCCGATTTCGGCGGCCAGCCGATCGCCGAGATGGGCTTCGTCGTGCGCGCCAAGGGCATCAGGGCCGACGGCGCGGTGCTCGTCGACCACCTGCGCTATGACGGGACGCCGGACCTGCATCTCCGCCGCCCTGCCGAGCCGAGCGATTTCTGGCGCATGGCCTGGGTCAACGGCGCGAGCTTCTTCTCGAAGCGCTTCCCGCAGTCCTTCCGCCTGTCGCAGGATCGCGGCGAGGGGATCATCATCCACGGCACGCGCGAATGGCGCGACTACCGCGTCGCCGCCGACACCATGATCCATCTCGGCAACGAGGCCGGCGTCGCTGTCCGCGTGCAGGGGCTCCGCCGCTATTATGCGGCGCTGCTCTCGCGCGACGGCCGCCTCGCCATCGTGCGCCAGCGCGACGAGGAGCGCACGGTGCTCGCCGAGACCCGCTTCGACTGGCAGTTCGAGACGCCCTACGACGTCGCGGTCGAGGCCGACGGCGCGGTGATCCGGGCGCGGATCGGCGGCACGGTGCTCACCGCCGAGGACACGAGCGCCGAGGCCTTCCGCGACGGCGGCATCGGTCTCCTCGTGCATGAGGGCGCGCTTTCCAGCAACGCGGTTCGCGTGTCGCCGCTCGGCTGACACGCCCGAGCGCGCCGGCGGCCGTTCCCTCCTCCCGGCCGCCGGCGCGGCTAACGCTCTCGACGCCCGCTCCGGCGGGTCTTGCGGGCGCGGCGGCGCGGGCACATGGTGCGGGACCCTTTCGCGCCGGAGAGACCATGCCGTTCCTCGACCCGCGCCTCGGCGATGTCGAGGACGACGCCTCCAGCACGAAGAGCCGGTCGCTGTCGGGCCTCGCCGGCAGCCTTCTCGCCGAGATCAGCCTGCCGAAGCTCTTCGCCGCCTGGCTGTCGCTGGTCGCGCTACCGGTGCTGGTGCTCGGCCTCGGGCCGCTGCTCGCCTCGATCTGGATCGGCGCGGCATCGACTACGGTCGAGCGGCTGTTCTCGGGCCTCGTGCCGATCGCCATCGGCCTGATGCTCGCCGCAGCCGCCTATTTCGGCGGGCGGCCGCTCTGGCGGCTCGTGGAGACCAATTTCTGGTCGCTGAACGCGCTCGCCATCCAGCCCGGCTATGCGCTGGTGCGCGAATTGCTGCGCCATCTCGCGGAGAAGCGGGGCGAGCGGTCGCGTGGGCGCGGCTGGACCGCGCTGCTCGCCGGGCTGATCGTCGCCGCCATCTCCGGCGCCATCCTGGCGCTCGTCCTTCCCGAGACGCGCTGGACGGGAACGCTGGCCGATCTCGCCGAGCCGGGCCGCCTCGCCATCGCCGCACTCTACAATGCCGTCGCCATCATCGCCGCCTATGTCGCCGTCGCGGCGCTCGTCTGGGGCGTCGCCGACGCCAGCATGGCGCAGCCCGAGGACCTGACCGCATTCGCGCCGCGCACGGCGGAGGGACGCGTCTTTCATGTGGCGCATCTCTCCGACATCCACATCGTCGGCGAGCGCTACGGCTTCCGTATCGAGAGCGGGCGCGCCGGGCCGCGCGGCAACGAGCGGCTGGCGCGGCTGCTCGCCCGTCTTGCCGAGATCGAAGCCGCGGGCGAACTCGACCTCGTGCTCCTCAGCGGCGACATGACCGATGCCGGCCGCGCCGCCGAATGGGCGGTCTTCTTCGACGCGATCGCCGCCTATCCGGCGCTCGCGCGCAAGATGGTGGCACTGCCCGGCAATCACGACCTCAACGTCGTCGACCGGGCCAATCCGGCGCGGCTCGACCTGCCGCTCTCGCCCCCCAAGCGGCTGCGCCAGATGCGGCTCGTCGCGGCGCTCGACCGGCTTCAAGGGCGGAGCGTCCGTGTCGTCGACGCGGCGACCGGCCGGCCGGGCGTCACGCTCGCCGAAGCGCTCGACCCGCACCGCGCGGCGATCGCCGCCTTCGCCGACGCCGGCGGGATGCGCCGGAGCCTCGCGCTCGCGCCGCTCCTCGCCACCGTCTTTCCGATGGTGCTGCCGCCGGAGGCGACGGGCGGGCTCGGCGTCGTGCTGCTCAATTCGAACGCGGAGACGCATTTCTCCTTCACCAATGCGCTCGGCTTCATGCCGCGCGAGCAGGAGGCGGCGCTCGCGGCCCTGCTCGATGCCGATCCGCACGGGATCTATCTCGTCGCCCTCCACCACCATGTCGTCGAATATCCGCGGCCGGCCAAGGCGCTCTCCGAGCGGATCGGCACCGCGCTCGTCAACGGCTCGTGGTTCGTCCGCCGCCTGTCGCGCTTCGCGGACCGGGTGATCGTGATGCACGGCCACCGCCATATCGACTGGATCGGCCGCTGCGGGCCGCTCGCCATCGTGTCCGCGCCTTCGCCGGTGATGAATGCGCGCGATGCCGGGACGACCGCGTTCTATGTCCATGCCATCGGCCGGGCCGCCGATGGCCGCATCACCCTGCATGCGCCGCGGCGGATCGAGATCGAGGGAGAAACTGTCGCTTGACGCGCGTCAAGGCGGAACCCGAGGCGCGTGTGCATCGTTCTCACCGATCGCAAGCGACGGAGGACCAAAGGCGATGGCACTCGACCTGCACCAGTTCCGCGATCTTCCCAATCTCGGACCGCGCGACATCGGCGTGCTGCCCCCGCATGTCACCGCCAAGATGCGGCTCGGCGAGCCGGCCGTGAAGGTGGTGCGCGAGTGGCGCGGCATCAGCCAGGAGGAGCTGGCGGACCGCTCCGGCGTGGCCATCACCCAGATCGCGCGCGCCGAACGCCACATGGATACCTCGCCTGCGGTGATGCGGTGCCTCGCGCGGGCGCTGCGCGTGCGGGACGAGCTTCTCCTGAACTGACCGGCCGCTTCTAGAAGGCGAGCTGGATGTCGAGCGATCCGGCCTGGCTGACGAAGCCGGCCGGGCTGGCCTGCAGATCGTAGAAGAGGCCGATGCTGCGGCCCTTCCCGTCA
Encoded here:
- a CDS encoding ADP-ribosylglycohydrolase family protein, which translates into the protein MTTAPLPNDYLERVYAGVLGKLIGVYVGRPFEGWTYQKIMSELGPVEYYVHDRLGVPLVVTDDDVAGTFTFVRALEDYGISPDLTAEDIGKAWLNYLVEQRTVLWWGGNGNSTEHTAWLNLKRGVPAPASGSIATNGATVAEQIGAQIFIDGWALVAPGQPKLAAKLAEQAGKVSHDGESVYAAMLWAAMEAEAFVSGDIDHLIDTGLAAIPADSLIAKLIADIRAWHKKFPDWRDTRQKIEDHYGYDKYPGNCHVVPNHALMIMAILYAPDDFQRAQMIVNTSGWDTDCNAGNVGCLLGIKLGLEGIDAGPDFRGPVADRLLISSADGGNAINDAVRTAYRLAGLGHSLAGAAPIAPPKDGAQFHFSLPGSVQGFRAERGHGLAERSHVENREVPGGRALALVYSGVGPGQSAAALTPTFTPPEVVDMRTYELMATPIVYPGQRLSAALSAERGNQGAVEVAYRLKVYGAEDKLRTVDGPSVVLEPGKDAVIDWTLPDFGGQPIAEMGFVVRAKGIRADGAVLVDHLRYDGTPDLHLRRPAEPSDFWRMAWVNGASFFSKRFPQSFRLSQDRGEGIIIHGTREWRDYRVAADTMIHLGNEAGVAVRVQGLRRYYAALLSRDGRLAIVRQRDEERTVLAETRFDWQFETPYDVAVEADGAVIRARIGGTVLTAEDTSAEAFRDGGIGLLVHEGALSSNAVRVSPLG
- a CDS encoding metallophosphoesterase family protein; this encodes MPFLDPRLGDVEDDASSTKSRSLSGLAGSLLAEISLPKLFAAWLSLVALPVLVLGLGPLLASIWIGAASTTVERLFSGLVPIAIGLMLAAAAYFGGRPLWRLVETNFWSLNALAIQPGYALVRELLRHLAEKRGERSRGRGWTALLAGLIVAAISGAILALVLPETRWTGTLADLAEPGRLAIAALYNAVAIIAAYVAVAALVWGVADASMAQPEDLTAFAPRTAEGRVFHVAHLSDIHIVGERYGFRIESGRAGPRGNERLARLLARLAEIEAAGELDLVLLSGDMTDAGRAAEWAVFFDAIAAYPALARKMVALPGNHDLNVVDRANPARLDLPLSPPKRLRQMRLVAALDRLQGRSVRVVDAATGRPGVTLAEALDPHRAAIAAFADAGGMRRSLALAPLLATVFPMVLPPEATGGLGVVLLNSNAETHFSFTNALGFMPREQEAALAALLDADPHGIYLVALHHHVVEYPRPAKALSERIGTALVNGSWFVRRLSRFADRVIVMHGHRHIDWIGRCGPLAIVSAPSPVMNARDAGTTAFYVHAIGRAADGRITLHAPRRIEIEGETVA
- a CDS encoding helix-turn-helix domain-containing protein, whose amino-acid sequence is MALDLHQFRDLPNLGPRDIGVLPPHVTAKMRLGEPAVKVVREWRGISQEELADRSGVAITQIARAERHMDTSPAVMRCLARALRVRDELLLN